Proteins encoded in a region of the candidate division KSB1 bacterium genome:
- a CDS encoding M28 family peptidase translates to MLQYSSTPLLLLVSLACNNKSPQPLTLLPFDGQAAYELLVKQCDFGPRVPDTPAHDSCRAFLTAQLKKHADQVAEQTFEEYLEGLQKRVKLTNIIASFNLHATQRILLCAHWDSRPWADLDPDTSKRRQPVLGANDGASGVAVLLEIAKTLKHTPPPVGVDIIFFDGEDAGITGQTDTYLAGSRHFARTKDARFNPMMGILLDMVGDANLQLHKEINSVTYAGAVVDRVWNLAARLGVSEFIPSAKHEVIDDHIPLLNVGIPVIDVIDFDYDHWHTTHDTPDKCSAQSLEKVGRVVLAVVYNP, encoded by the coding sequence TTGCTCCAATACTCCAGCACTCCCCTCCTCCTGCTGGTCTCACTGGCTTGCAACAATAAAAGCCCCCAGCCTTTAACTCTGCTCCCTTTCGATGGCCAGGCTGCTTACGAGCTGCTCGTCAAGCAATGCGATTTCGGCCCGCGCGTGCCTGATACACCGGCACACGACTCGTGCCGCGCCTTTCTCACTGCCCAATTAAAGAAGCATGCCGACCAGGTGGCGGAACAAACTTTTGAGGAGTATCTCGAAGGTTTGCAGAAGAGGGTAAAATTGACGAATATCATCGCGAGTTTCAATCTGCACGCCACGCAGCGGATTTTGCTGTGCGCGCATTGGGATTCGCGGCCATGGGCCGATCTGGATCCGGACACCAGCAAGCGGCGGCAGCCGGTTCTCGGCGCCAACGACGGCGCCTCCGGCGTGGCGGTTTTACTTGAAATCGCCAAAACCCTCAAGCACACGCCGCCGCCGGTCGGCGTTGACATTATTTTTTTTGACGGCGAAGATGCCGGCATCACAGGCCAAACCGACACCTATCTCGCCGGCTCGCGTCATTTCGCGCGCACCAAAGACGCGCGGTTCAATCCGATGATGGGCATTTTGCTCGACATGGTCGGCGATGCGAATTTGCAGCTTCATAAAGAAATCAATTCCGTCACTTATGCCGGCGCCGTGGTGGATCGGGTGTGGAATCTCGCCGCTCGTCTCGGCGTTTCGGAGTTTATCCCATCGGCGAAGCATGAAGTCATCGACGATCACATCCCGCTTTTGAATGTCGGCATTCCGGTTATCGACGTGATTGATTTTGATTATGACCACTGGCACACGACCCACGACACGCCCGACAAATGCAGCGCCCAGAGCCTGGAAAAAGTCGGGCGGGTGGTGCTGGCAGTGGTTTACAATCCTTAA
- the prmA gene encoding 50S ribosomal protein L11 methyltransferase, which produces MKTNPQAWRILSLRPGLALEEILTAHLFDLGAVGTHLFEDRLLVYFPEPCEIESIVNSLQAFLAQLRAGGMRLPAISITHEQIAAQDWHSAWKRYFKPFLVSKRILVRPSWEAAALAPGQIEIVIDPKQAFGTGHHATTRSMLRLLEKYLRPGMRVIDAGAGTGILAIAAAKLQAGVQVVAFDIDPLAAEAAQENIHLNHTQHCIKLYAGPLAALRPLPADLILANLQHQTLLDLLPDFAKLLKHDGALLLSGILENEGASIKTAAQHVGWKCLEILQEEEWLTLAFAQTARLVA; this is translated from the coding sequence ATGAAAACCAACCCCCAAGCCTGGCGAATCCTTTCACTTCGCCCCGGCCTCGCCCTTGAAGAGATTCTCACGGCTCATCTTTTCGACCTCGGCGCAGTCGGGACGCATCTGTTTGAAGACCGGCTGCTGGTTTATTTTCCCGAGCCTTGCGAGATTGAATCCATCGTGAACAGTCTGCAAGCTTTTCTCGCGCAGTTACGCGCCGGCGGAATGAGGCTGCCGGCGATAAGCATCACACACGAACAAATTGCCGCGCAGGATTGGCACTCGGCCTGGAAGCGTTATTTCAAGCCGTTTTTAGTTTCAAAGCGTATTTTGGTTCGCCCGAGTTGGGAAGCCGCGGCGCTGGCCCCGGGGCAAATCGAGATTGTCATCGACCCGAAACAGGCCTTCGGCACCGGTCATCACGCCACGACGCGCAGCATGTTGCGCCTGTTGGAGAAATATTTGCGGCCCGGCATGCGCGTGATCGACGCCGGCGCCGGCACCGGCATTCTCGCCATCGCCGCCGCCAAGCTGCAAGCCGGCGTGCAGGTTGTCGCCTTCGATATCGACCCCCTCGCCGCCGAAGCCGCGCAGGAAAATATTCATTTGAATCACACGCAGCATTGCATTAAATTATACGCCGGCCCCCTCGCGGCTTTGCGCCCGCTGCCGGCGGATTTGATTTTGGCCAATTTGCAGCATCAAACTTTGCTGGATTTGCTGCCGGATTTTGCAAAACTTTTAAAACACGACGGCGCCCTCTTGCTGTCCGGCATACTTGAAAATGAAGGCGCTTCGATCAAAACGGCTGCGCAACATGTTGGTTGGAAATGTCTCGAAATTTTGCAAGAAGAGGAATGGTTGACGTTGGCATTCGCGCAGACGGCCCGTCTGGTGGCTTAG
- a CDS encoding DUF4390 domain-containing protein — translation MVIDSLRVQANDLVIDFHADSLLTASLLDGMRRGLTSSVQFRVRLWRKRGFLFSSAVVTERQYEIKSTYEPWEQKYVIITAGERRLTSALDLVRRWWEQHRGVALAEAKDLQPGRRYFVTIDLLVEPVSKESLKEIRGWLAGEVKSATHRDSTENQIKRDDGFPDRLLNVLINLTGFGKKAMTAKSETFGMTESGMIVWEK, via the coding sequence GTGGTGATTGACTCTTTGCGCGTGCAAGCGAATGATCTGGTGATCGACTTTCACGCCGACAGCTTGCTCACCGCGTCTCTGCTGGACGGCATGCGGCGCGGGCTGACTTCTTCGGTGCAGTTTCGCGTCCGGCTCTGGCGCAAACGCGGCTTTTTGTTCAGCAGCGCTGTCGTGACCGAGCGGCAATACGAAATCAAATCGACCTATGAACCATGGGAGCAAAAATACGTGATCATCACTGCCGGCGAGCGGCGGCTGACCAGCGCACTCGATTTGGTGCGGCGCTGGTGGGAACAGCATCGCGGCGTGGCGCTGGCCGAAGCCAAAGATCTCCAGCCCGGCCGGCGTTATTTTGTGACCATCGATTTGCTGGTCGAGCCGGTGTCGAAAGAAAGTCTAAAGGAAATTCGCGGCTGGCTCGCTGGTGAAGTGAAATCCGCCACCCACCGCGATTCCACGGAGAACCAGATAAAACGCGACGACGGCTTTCCGGATCGGTTGCTGAATGTGTTGATCAACCTGACCGGTTTCGGCAAAAAAGCGATGACGGCAAAATCGGAAACTTTTGGCATGACGGAAAGCGGAATGATAGTGTGGGAGAAATAA